The following are from one region of the Acanthopagrus latus isolate v.2019 chromosome 2, fAcaLat1.1, whole genome shotgun sequence genome:
- the arhgap32a gene encoding rho GTPase-activating protein 32 isoform X1, translating into MEAGCVVAAVIENAASGPQGEPGSSDVLEGDVLPSTDLDKDDALPQATNNNPPDENHPQETSTAMVRSDDITELPAEPLLRSCVSTASMKVKNMKKLTFPRGHFPRLAECAHFHYETVDFGNVQLAFAEGQSEGPKTGLDSKELVFLVQITCQGRNWLVKRSYEDFRVLDKHLHLCIYDRRYSELTELPRNDTLKDTVETVTKMLATYLSRFSAIADNKINCGPVLTWMEIDNKGNHLLVSEEASINVPAIAAAHVTKRYTAQATDELTFEVGDIVSVIDMPPKEDTGWWRGKHGFQVGFFPCDCVELINDKIPPSVQSSVPKPVCKKHGKLVTFLRTFMKSRPPPQKLRQRGILRERVFGCDLGEHLHNSGHEVPQVVKSCADFIEKHGVVDGIYRLSGISSNIQKLRHEFDSEQIPDLTRDSFRQDIHSVGSLCKLYFRELPNPLLTYQLYDRFSEAVSAATDEERLVKIHNVIQQLPPPHYRTLEYLMRHLSHLATFSSITNMHTKNLAIVWAPNLLRSRQIESACFSGTAAFMEVRIQSVVVEFILNNTEALFSPKLNAIIRESTGNNTLSRPKSLLVCSPSTKLLSLEEAQARTQAQLGSPATTPCLTHSDYIEVGEGPGALLGKFHTVIELPMESSSKRPPPKAKKSPVGNWLSFFHLGKSQSVSKRKLKRHPSEPNEIKSIALPGGRGDSGTLRSTKSEESLTSLHNVEGEPPSYAPRRPRSTSEAISAACRDDLRHSRSKDGHRNHPLNETHNGSERVRTAACISPPHQEDELDLCPPAAGISSLDFDPMSFQFSPPSGTPGLQHNKDGNKWRKSAGCSSESEPISPNNNISCSPDISPVLGKGGKKVTSKPISPKLRKKSFKTQADVQNASATPPPLPSSSPPVDRCEAKLADGKVAKAPYPHCSPLSTASQASALTDLSQSAQNLPDPGTDRLMSSVSVLPPHPPLTSAARKLALALAESAQKASSGSQRRHNVPSYPLQRQEAPHAQDRPPRPSVLDLKVYPQDYCSPHVCSASQWQTSAHSPVESHCCPHPVHFLPAHLDSEPSQVTDGQESTCNFTPNVSPLGSGSLDEGSAERRERREEKELIDVAQAEPTYQSVGVSTPTQPVCSAQSPSTSPVYVNTDSINVFNFRAVLAEASMPASIEEVLPRQLQSSSTHYYSPEEDRPRGLVEDVYSNHHHHHHRPVQTGRIPRPDALPPHLVGPKGLYRQSSESRYSTLGLRHPLSPQYRRYHRDEHLISGCHRQQGPWQRSEDRIVGHPAIRRARSFHAPQISHYELAEAEVLPPDTMFYVEDSQDVPYQRLIQTGIHPARPQFDNARADYRYSPYSEMNPTDGSRYYVEPSRQSGIRHSQSYTVRSTRESGQSDYYNYSPRRVPPVNRELYIESRDTVVYEARDAEVFERVVYQPVKQESKSRRNIASPAVSPAESPVSPTDMRGRDIMHTRSKSDPGNGCLLSSNRTENQSAVVATSPPSLQADLEVRQQQQYGYRSGAEPGPSRRIQIKQQPPLRKVPSLPERSCPNLKNMEHNNRSHTRGHDQDRLMMTNAVNSYSAIVKPGILRRPGRSQSTRENRHHYYHQAKSPQDPEHLGSFSTQPNRRTQSTKIRPTQYDHMEGYYAAPRPKPTRSSKAGAGYVPGQGCMSPRGHRLLSKALGHEAFYHAALRSEAGVYD; encoded by the exons ATGGAGGCTGGATGTGTGGTTGCCGCGGTGATTGAGAACGCTGCCTCAGGACCCCAGGGTGAACCAGGAAGTAGTGACGTCCTTGAGGG AGATGTACTACCATCTACTGACCTGGACAAAGATGATGCCTTACCTCAAGCTACCAACAATAACCCTCCAGATGAGAACCACCCACAGGAGACATCTACTGCCATG GTGAGGAGCGATGATATCACAGAGCTCCCAGCCGAGCCCCTCCTGCGCTCCTGCGTCAGCACGGCTAGCATGAAGGTCAAGAACATGAAGAA gctgacGTTCCCTAGAGGTCACTTCCCCAGGTTGGCAGAGTGTGCCCATTTCCACTATGAGACTGTTGACTTTGGCAACGTTCAG TTGGCCTTCGCAGAGGGGCAGAGCGAAGGACCGAAGACTGGTCTGGACTCCAAAGAGCTGGTCTTCCTGGTCCAGATCACGTGCCAG GGTCGAAACTGGCTGGTAAAGAGGTCATACGAAGACTTCCGGGTGCTGGACAAACACTTGCACTTGTGTATTTATGACCGCCGATACTCAGAGCTCACCGAGCTGCCAAGAAACGACACATTAAAGGACACTGTCGAG ACAGTAACAAAGATGTTGGCCACATACCTGTCCCGCTTCTCCGCCATCGCTGACAACAAGATCAACTGCGGACCAGTGCTAACATGGATGGAG atTGACAACAAGGGGAACCATCTGCTGGTGTCTGAGGAAGCTTCAATCAACGTCCCTGCGATCGCTGCAGCACACGTCACCAAACGTTACACAGCCCAGGCCACAGACGAGCTCACCTTTGAG GTGGGGGACATTGTGTCAGTCATAGACATGCCTCCTAAAGAGGACACGGGCTGGTGGAGAGGGAAACACGGCTTTCAG GTCGGTTTCTTCCCCTGCGACTGTGTTGAGCTGATAAATGACAAGATCCCCCCCAGTGTTCAAAGCTCGGTGCCAAAGCCAG TGTGTAAGAAGCATGGGAAGCTGGTGACGTTCCTGAGGACTTTTATGAAGTCTCGCCCACCGCCTCAGAAGCTGCGGCAGCGTGGTATCCTCAGAGAGCGAGTGTTCGGCTGTGACCTGGGGGAGCATCTCCACAACTCAGGACATGAGG tcCCACAGGTTGTTAAGAGCTGTGCAGACTTTATAGAGAAACACGGAGTCGTGGATGGAATCTACAGACTGTCTGGGATCTCCTCCAACATCCAGAAACTGAG GCACGAGTTTGACTCCGAGCAGATCCCAGACCTCACCAGAGACTCCTTCAGGCAGGACATCCACTCAGTGGGCTCCCTCTGCAAGCTGTACTTCAGAGAGCTGCCCAACCCTCTGCTCACCTACCAGCTCTACGACAGATTCTCA GAGGCCGtgtctgcagccacagatgaGGAGAGGCTGGTCAAAATCCACAATGTCATCCAGCAGCTGCCTCCGCCACATTACAG GACTCTGGAGTACCTCATGAGACACCTCTCCCACCTGGCCACCTTCAGCTCCATCACTAACATGCATACTAAGAACCTGGCTATCGTCTGGGCACCTAACCTCCTCAG GTCCAGACAGATCGAGTCGGCCTGTTTTAGCGGCACAGCGGCGTTCATGGAGGTGCGCATCCAGTCAGTGGTGGTGGAGTTCATCCTCAACAACACGGAGGCCCTCTTCAGCCCTAAACTTAATGCCATCATACGGGAAAGCACAG GCAACAACACCTTATCCAGACCAAAATCCCTGCTGGTCTGCTCCCCTTCCACAAAGTTACTGTCACTGGAGGAGGCCCAGGCTCGCACTCAGGCACAGCTGGGCTCCCCGGCCACCACACCCTGCCTCACACACAGTGACTACATCGAGGTCGGAGAGGGACCCGGAGCTCTGCTCGGCAAGTTCCACACCGTCATCGAGCTCCCGATGGAGAG CAGCAGCAAGCGGCCCCCTCCTAAAGCTAAGAAGTCTCCTGTGGGGAACTGGCTCTCTTTCTTCCACCTGGGCAAGTCCCAGTCTGTGTCCAAACGTAAACTGAAGCGACACCCCAGCGAGCCTAACGAGATAAAGAGCATCGCACTGCCAG GTGGGAGAGGAGACAGTGGCACATTGCGCTCTACCAAGAGTGAGGAATCTCTCACCTCTTTGCACAATGTGGAAG GGGAACCTCCGAGTTATGCCCCCCGCAGACCTCGTTCCACTAGTGAGGCCATTTCTGCTGCCTGTAGAGACGACTTACGCCACTCCAGAAGTAAAGACGGCCACAGAAACCACCCTCTGAATGAGACTCATAATGGTTCTGAGCGCGTCCGCACCGCGGCGTGTATCTCACCTCCACACCAGGAGGATGAACTTGATCTTTGTCCGCCAGCTGCAGGTATCTCCAGTTTGGACTTTGACCCCATGTCTTTTCAGTTCAGCCCACCCTCAGGGACACCCGGgctgcaacacaacaaagacGGAAATAAATGGAGGAAGAGCGCAGGTTGTTCGAGTGAATCAGAGCCCATCTCTCCGAACAACAACATTAGTTGCTCTCCAGACATTAGTCCCGTTCTTGGTAAAGGTGGGAAGAAGGTCACCTCTAAGCCGATCTCTCCTAAACTCAGGAAGAaatcttttaaaacacaagcagaTGTTCAGAATGCATCcgccactcctcctcctcttccttcttcgTCTCCCCCGGTGGATAGGTGTGAAGCAAAACTGGCAGATGGAAAGGTGGCAAAAGCGCCCTACCCACACTGCAGCCCGCTCAGCACAGCGAGCCAGGCGTCAGCCCTGACTGACCTCAGTCAGTCTGCACAGAATCTGCCTGATCCAG GAACAGATAGACTTATGAGTTCAGTATCtgttctccctcctcaccctcccttGACGAGTGCTGCCCGCAAGTTGGCGTTGGCTCTGGCTGAATCTGCCCAGAAGGCCAGCAGTGGCTCCCAGAGAAGACACAACGTCCCATCGTACCCTCTCCAGAGACAGGAAGCTCCTCACGCCCAGGACAGACCGCCCCGGCCTTCTGTTCTTGACCTTAAAGTGTACCCACAGGACTACTGCAGCCCTCATGTCTGCTCTGCTTCACAGTGGCAAACATCAGCGCACAGTCCCGTGGAGAGCCACTGCTGCCCTCATCCTGTTCATTTCCTTCCTGCGCACCTCGACTCGGAGCCGTCGCAGGTCACTGATGGACAGGAAAGCACTTGCAATTTTACACCTAATGTCAGCCCGCTCGGCTCAGGGAGCTTGGATGAAGGCAGCGCTGAGAGGAGGGAGcgcagggaggaaaaagagcTCATAGATGTCGCACAAGCTGAACCCACCTATCAGAGCGTTGGCGTTTCAACACCTACCCAACCCGTGTGCTCTGCTCAGAGCCCATCGACTTCTCCGGTGTACGTGAACACCGACTCTAtcaatgtgtttaattttcGAGCTGTTCTGGCAGAGGCCTCCATGCCTGCCTCTATCGAAGAGGTCCTTCCACGTCAGTTACAGTCCTCCTCAACTCATTACTACAGTCCAGAGGAGGACAGACCTCGAGGCTTGGTTGAGGATGTCTACagtaatcatcatcaccatcaccatcggCCAGTTCAAACTGGACGAATCCCACGACCTGATGCTCTGCCACCTCACCTTGTGGGGCCAAAGGGCTTATACAGGCAGTCATCTGAAAGCCGCTACAGCACTTTAGGGTTAAGGCACCCTTTGTCACCTCAGTACAGACGTTATCACAGAGACGAGCACCTTATCAGTGGCTGCCACAGGCAGCAAGGCCCGTGGCAGAGGTCAGAAGATAGAATCGTTGGGCACCCGGCCATCCGGAGGGCTCGCTCCTTTCATGCCCCTCAGATTAGTCACTACGAGCTGGCAGAGGCAGAAGTCCTGCCCCCTGACACCATGTTTTATGTCGAGGACAGCCAGGATGTGCCCTACCAGAGGCTGATTCAGACAGGCATCCACCCTGCTCGGCCGCAGTTTGACAACGCACGTGCCGACTATCGTTACAGCCCCTACTCTGAAATGAATCCAACAGATGGCTCCCGCTATTATGTAGAGCCCTCCCGGCAAAGTGGTATCCGCCACAGTCAGTCTTACACCGTGAGATCCACAAGGGAAAGTGGACAATCAGATTACTACAACTACTCTCCGCGCCGTGTCCCACCTGTGAACAGGGAGCTTTACATAGAAAGCAGGGACACTGTTGTTTACGAGGCTAGAGACGCAGAAGTTTTTGAACGAGTCGTTTATCAACCAGTCAAGCAGGAGAGTAAATCCAGACGCAACATCGCCAGTCCAGCTGTGTCTCCTGCCGAGAGCCCTGTCTCACCGACTGACATGAGAGGCAGAGACATAATGCACACGAGAAGCAAGTCAGATCCTGGAAACGGCTGCCTCCTCTCCAGCAACAGGACAGAAAATCAAAGTGCTGTGGTAGCTACATCCCCACCTTCCCTGCAGGCCGACCTTGAGGTCAGGCAGCAACAGCAGTACGGTTACCGTTCGGGTGCCGAGCCAGGACCATCCAGGCGGATTCAGATCAAGCAGCAGCCACCACTTCGCAAAGTCCCCTCGCTTCCAGAGCGGAGCTGTCCCAACCTCAAGAACATGGAGCACAATAACAGAAGCCATACACGGGGTCACGACCAGGATCGACTGATGATGACCAATGCTGTCAACAGCTACTCAGCTATTGTGAAGCCCGGCATCCTCAGGAGACCCGGGAGGTCGCAGAGCACCAGAGAAAATCGCCACCACTATTATCACCAAGCCAAATCCCCTCAGGATCCTGAACATCTGGGATCCTTTTCCACTCAACCCAACAGAAGGACTCAGAGCACTAAAATCAGGCCCACACAATACGACCACATGGAGGGGTATTACGCAGCACCCAGACCTAAACCCACAAGATCCAGCAAAGCCGGGGCCGGATATGTGCCTGGCCAGGGCTGCATGTCCCCCCGCGGGCACAGACTGCTGTCCAAGGCTCTGGGTCACGAGGCGTTTTATCATGCTGCACTGAGATCAGAGGCCGGGGTCTACGACTGA
- the arhgap32a gene encoding rho GTPase-activating protein 32 isoform X2: MLATYLSRFSAIADNKINCGPVLTWMEIDNKGNHLLVSEEASINVPAIAAAHVTKRYTAQATDELTFEVGDIVSVIDMPPKEDTGWWRGKHGFQVGFFPCDCVELINDKIPPSVQSSVPKPVCKKHGKLVTFLRTFMKSRPPPQKLRQRGILRERVFGCDLGEHLHNSGHEVPQVVKSCADFIEKHGVVDGIYRLSGISSNIQKLRHEFDSEQIPDLTRDSFRQDIHSVGSLCKLYFRELPNPLLTYQLYDRFSEAVSAATDEERLVKIHNVIQQLPPPHYRTLEYLMRHLSHLATFSSITNMHTKNLAIVWAPNLLRSRQIESACFSGTAAFMEVRIQSVVVEFILNNTEALFSPKLNAIIRESTGNNTLSRPKSLLVCSPSTKLLSLEEAQARTQAQLGSPATTPCLTHSDYIEVGEGPGALLGKFHTVIELPMESSSKRPPPKAKKSPVGNWLSFFHLGKSQSVSKRKLKRHPSEPNEIKSIALPGGRGDSGTLRSTKSEESLTSLHNVEGEPPSYAPRRPRSTSEAISAACRDDLRHSRSKDGHRNHPLNETHNGSERVRTAACISPPHQEDELDLCPPAAGISSLDFDPMSFQFSPPSGTPGLQHNKDGNKWRKSAGCSSESEPISPNNNISCSPDISPVLGKGGKKVTSKPISPKLRKKSFKTQADVQNASATPPPLPSSSPPVDRCEAKLADGKVAKAPYPHCSPLSTASQASALTDLSQSAQNLPDPGTDRLMSSVSVLPPHPPLTSAARKLALALAESAQKASSGSQRRHNVPSYPLQRQEAPHAQDRPPRPSVLDLKVYPQDYCSPHVCSASQWQTSAHSPVESHCCPHPVHFLPAHLDSEPSQVTDGQESTCNFTPNVSPLGSGSLDEGSAERRERREEKELIDVAQAEPTYQSVGVSTPTQPVCSAQSPSTSPVYVNTDSINVFNFRAVLAEASMPASIEEVLPRQLQSSSTHYYSPEEDRPRGLVEDVYSNHHHHHHRPVQTGRIPRPDALPPHLVGPKGLYRQSSESRYSTLGLRHPLSPQYRRYHRDEHLISGCHRQQGPWQRSEDRIVGHPAIRRARSFHAPQISHYELAEAEVLPPDTMFYVEDSQDVPYQRLIQTGIHPARPQFDNARADYRYSPYSEMNPTDGSRYYVEPSRQSGIRHSQSYTVRSTRESGQSDYYNYSPRRVPPVNRELYIESRDTVVYEARDAEVFERVVYQPVKQESKSRRNIASPAVSPAESPVSPTDMRGRDIMHTRSKSDPGNGCLLSSNRTENQSAVVATSPPSLQADLEVRQQQQYGYRSGAEPGPSRRIQIKQQPPLRKVPSLPERSCPNLKNMEHNNRSHTRGHDQDRLMMTNAVNSYSAIVKPGILRRPGRSQSTRENRHHYYHQAKSPQDPEHLGSFSTQPNRRTQSTKIRPTQYDHMEGYYAAPRPKPTRSSKAGAGYVPGQGCMSPRGHRLLSKALGHEAFYHAALRSEAGVYD; this comes from the exons ATGTTGGCCACATACCTGTCCCGCTTCTCCGCCATCGCTGACAACAAGATCAACTGCGGACCAGTGCTAACATGGATGGAG atTGACAACAAGGGGAACCATCTGCTGGTGTCTGAGGAAGCTTCAATCAACGTCCCTGCGATCGCTGCAGCACACGTCACCAAACGTTACACAGCCCAGGCCACAGACGAGCTCACCTTTGAG GTGGGGGACATTGTGTCAGTCATAGACATGCCTCCTAAAGAGGACACGGGCTGGTGGAGAGGGAAACACGGCTTTCAG GTCGGTTTCTTCCCCTGCGACTGTGTTGAGCTGATAAATGACAAGATCCCCCCCAGTGTTCAAAGCTCGGTGCCAAAGCCAG TGTGTAAGAAGCATGGGAAGCTGGTGACGTTCCTGAGGACTTTTATGAAGTCTCGCCCACCGCCTCAGAAGCTGCGGCAGCGTGGTATCCTCAGAGAGCGAGTGTTCGGCTGTGACCTGGGGGAGCATCTCCACAACTCAGGACATGAGG tcCCACAGGTTGTTAAGAGCTGTGCAGACTTTATAGAGAAACACGGAGTCGTGGATGGAATCTACAGACTGTCTGGGATCTCCTCCAACATCCAGAAACTGAG GCACGAGTTTGACTCCGAGCAGATCCCAGACCTCACCAGAGACTCCTTCAGGCAGGACATCCACTCAGTGGGCTCCCTCTGCAAGCTGTACTTCAGAGAGCTGCCCAACCCTCTGCTCACCTACCAGCTCTACGACAGATTCTCA GAGGCCGtgtctgcagccacagatgaGGAGAGGCTGGTCAAAATCCACAATGTCATCCAGCAGCTGCCTCCGCCACATTACAG GACTCTGGAGTACCTCATGAGACACCTCTCCCACCTGGCCACCTTCAGCTCCATCACTAACATGCATACTAAGAACCTGGCTATCGTCTGGGCACCTAACCTCCTCAG GTCCAGACAGATCGAGTCGGCCTGTTTTAGCGGCACAGCGGCGTTCATGGAGGTGCGCATCCAGTCAGTGGTGGTGGAGTTCATCCTCAACAACACGGAGGCCCTCTTCAGCCCTAAACTTAATGCCATCATACGGGAAAGCACAG GCAACAACACCTTATCCAGACCAAAATCCCTGCTGGTCTGCTCCCCTTCCACAAAGTTACTGTCACTGGAGGAGGCCCAGGCTCGCACTCAGGCACAGCTGGGCTCCCCGGCCACCACACCCTGCCTCACACACAGTGACTACATCGAGGTCGGAGAGGGACCCGGAGCTCTGCTCGGCAAGTTCCACACCGTCATCGAGCTCCCGATGGAGAG CAGCAGCAAGCGGCCCCCTCCTAAAGCTAAGAAGTCTCCTGTGGGGAACTGGCTCTCTTTCTTCCACCTGGGCAAGTCCCAGTCTGTGTCCAAACGTAAACTGAAGCGACACCCCAGCGAGCCTAACGAGATAAAGAGCATCGCACTGCCAG GTGGGAGAGGAGACAGTGGCACATTGCGCTCTACCAAGAGTGAGGAATCTCTCACCTCTTTGCACAATGTGGAAG GGGAACCTCCGAGTTATGCCCCCCGCAGACCTCGTTCCACTAGTGAGGCCATTTCTGCTGCCTGTAGAGACGACTTACGCCACTCCAGAAGTAAAGACGGCCACAGAAACCACCCTCTGAATGAGACTCATAATGGTTCTGAGCGCGTCCGCACCGCGGCGTGTATCTCACCTCCACACCAGGAGGATGAACTTGATCTTTGTCCGCCAGCTGCAGGTATCTCCAGTTTGGACTTTGACCCCATGTCTTTTCAGTTCAGCCCACCCTCAGGGACACCCGGgctgcaacacaacaaagacGGAAATAAATGGAGGAAGAGCGCAGGTTGTTCGAGTGAATCAGAGCCCATCTCTCCGAACAACAACATTAGTTGCTCTCCAGACATTAGTCCCGTTCTTGGTAAAGGTGGGAAGAAGGTCACCTCTAAGCCGATCTCTCCTAAACTCAGGAAGAaatcttttaaaacacaagcagaTGTTCAGAATGCATCcgccactcctcctcctcttccttcttcgTCTCCCCCGGTGGATAGGTGTGAAGCAAAACTGGCAGATGGAAAGGTGGCAAAAGCGCCCTACCCACACTGCAGCCCGCTCAGCACAGCGAGCCAGGCGTCAGCCCTGACTGACCTCAGTCAGTCTGCACAGAATCTGCCTGATCCAG GAACAGATAGACTTATGAGTTCAGTATCtgttctccctcctcaccctcccttGACGAGTGCTGCCCGCAAGTTGGCGTTGGCTCTGGCTGAATCTGCCCAGAAGGCCAGCAGTGGCTCCCAGAGAAGACACAACGTCCCATCGTACCCTCTCCAGAGACAGGAAGCTCCTCACGCCCAGGACAGACCGCCCCGGCCTTCTGTTCTTGACCTTAAAGTGTACCCACAGGACTACTGCAGCCCTCATGTCTGCTCTGCTTCACAGTGGCAAACATCAGCGCACAGTCCCGTGGAGAGCCACTGCTGCCCTCATCCTGTTCATTTCCTTCCTGCGCACCTCGACTCGGAGCCGTCGCAGGTCACTGATGGACAGGAAAGCACTTGCAATTTTACACCTAATGTCAGCCCGCTCGGCTCAGGGAGCTTGGATGAAGGCAGCGCTGAGAGGAGGGAGcgcagggaggaaaaagagcTCATAGATGTCGCACAAGCTGAACCCACCTATCAGAGCGTTGGCGTTTCAACACCTACCCAACCCGTGTGCTCTGCTCAGAGCCCATCGACTTCTCCGGTGTACGTGAACACCGACTCTAtcaatgtgtttaattttcGAGCTGTTCTGGCAGAGGCCTCCATGCCTGCCTCTATCGAAGAGGTCCTTCCACGTCAGTTACAGTCCTCCTCAACTCATTACTACAGTCCAGAGGAGGACAGACCTCGAGGCTTGGTTGAGGATGTCTACagtaatcatcatcaccatcaccatcggCCAGTTCAAACTGGACGAATCCCACGACCTGATGCTCTGCCACCTCACCTTGTGGGGCCAAAGGGCTTATACAGGCAGTCATCTGAAAGCCGCTACAGCACTTTAGGGTTAAGGCACCCTTTGTCACCTCAGTACAGACGTTATCACAGAGACGAGCACCTTATCAGTGGCTGCCACAGGCAGCAAGGCCCGTGGCAGAGGTCAGAAGATAGAATCGTTGGGCACCCGGCCATCCGGAGGGCTCGCTCCTTTCATGCCCCTCAGATTAGTCACTACGAGCTGGCAGAGGCAGAAGTCCTGCCCCCTGACACCATGTTTTATGTCGAGGACAGCCAGGATGTGCCCTACCAGAGGCTGATTCAGACAGGCATCCACCCTGCTCGGCCGCAGTTTGACAACGCACGTGCCGACTATCGTTACAGCCCCTACTCTGAAATGAATCCAACAGATGGCTCCCGCTATTATGTAGAGCCCTCCCGGCAAAGTGGTATCCGCCACAGTCAGTCTTACACCGTGAGATCCACAAGGGAAAGTGGACAATCAGATTACTACAACTACTCTCCGCGCCGTGTCCCACCTGTGAACAGGGAGCTTTACATAGAAAGCAGGGACACTGTTGTTTACGAGGCTAGAGACGCAGAAGTTTTTGAACGAGTCGTTTATCAACCAGTCAAGCAGGAGAGTAAATCCAGACGCAACATCGCCAGTCCAGCTGTGTCTCCTGCCGAGAGCCCTGTCTCACCGACTGACATGAGAGGCAGAGACATAATGCACACGAGAAGCAAGTCAGATCCTGGAAACGGCTGCCTCCTCTCCAGCAACAGGACAGAAAATCAAAGTGCTGTGGTAGCTACATCCCCACCTTCCCTGCAGGCCGACCTTGAGGTCAGGCAGCAACAGCAGTACGGTTACCGTTCGGGTGCCGAGCCAGGACCATCCAGGCGGATTCAGATCAAGCAGCAGCCACCACTTCGCAAAGTCCCCTCGCTTCCAGAGCGGAGCTGTCCCAACCTCAAGAACATGGAGCACAATAACAGAAGCCATACACGGGGTCACGACCAGGATCGACTGATGATGACCAATGCTGTCAACAGCTACTCAGCTATTGTGAAGCCCGGCATCCTCAGGAGACCCGGGAGGTCGCAGAGCACCAGAGAAAATCGCCACCACTATTATCACCAAGCCAAATCCCCTCAGGATCCTGAACATCTGGGATCCTTTTCCACTCAACCCAACAGAAGGACTCAGAGCACTAAAATCAGGCCCACACAATACGACCACATGGAGGGGTATTACGCAGCACCCAGACCTAAACCCACAAGATCCAGCAAAGCCGGGGCCGGATATGTGCCTGGCCAGGGCTGCATGTCCCCCCGCGGGCACAGACTGCTGTCCAAGGCTCTGGGTCACGAGGCGTTTTATCATGCTGCACTGAGATCAGAGGCCGGGGTCTACGACTGA